The following coding sequences lie in one Mesorhizobium sp. DCY119 genomic window:
- a CDS encoding cysteine synthase A has protein sequence MHRSVIDAIGNTPLIRLRRASEETGCEILGKAEFMNPGQSVKDRAGLFIIRDAEKKGLLRPGGVIVEGTAGNTGIGLTVVAKALGYRTVIVIPDTQSQEKKDALRLLGAELIEVPAVPYKNPNNYVKVSGRLAEQMAKSDPNGAIWANQFDNVANRDGHIRTTAQEIWAQTGGKVDGFVSAVGTGGTLAGVAMGLKQNSNAVKIALADPLGAALFSYYTSGELKSEGSSITEGIGQGRITANLEGFTPDFSYQIPDEEALPIVFDLIQEEGLCLGGSTGINIAGAIRLARDLGPGHTIVTILCDYGTRYQSKMFNPEFLRSKNLPIPEWMDRPVEIPVPFEAVA, from the coding sequence ATGCACCGTTCGGTGATCGACGCAATCGGCAACACCCCTTTGATCCGGCTGAGGCGCGCCTCGGAAGAAACCGGCTGCGAAATCCTCGGCAAGGCCGAGTTCATGAATCCGGGCCAGTCGGTGAAGGACCGCGCCGGCCTGTTCATCATCCGCGATGCGGAGAAGAAGGGGCTGCTGCGGCCGGGCGGCGTCATCGTCGAAGGCACGGCCGGCAATACCGGCATCGGGCTGACGGTGGTTGCCAAGGCGCTGGGCTATCGCACCGTCATCGTCATTCCCGACACGCAGAGCCAGGAAAAGAAGGACGCGCTGCGCCTTCTCGGCGCGGAGCTGATCGAAGTGCCGGCGGTGCCCTACAAGAACCCGAACAACTACGTGAAGGTCTCGGGACGGCTGGCCGAGCAGATGGCCAAGTCCGATCCGAATGGCGCGATCTGGGCCAACCAGTTCGACAATGTCGCCAACCGCGATGGCCATATTCGCACGACCGCGCAGGAAATCTGGGCGCAGACCGGCGGCAAGGTCGACGGTTTCGTGTCGGCGGTGGGCACCGGCGGCACGCTTGCCGGTGTGGCGATGGGGCTGAAGCAGAACAGCAACGCAGTGAAGATCGCGCTTGCCGACCCGCTGGGTGCCGCGCTCTTCAGCTACTACACCAGCGGCGAGCTGAAGTCCGAGGGCAGCTCGATCACCGAAGGCATCGGGCAGGGGCGCATCACCGCCAATCTGGAAGGCTTTACGCCGGACTTCTCCTATCAGATTCCTGACGAGGAGGCGCTGCCGATCGTTTTCGACCTGATACAGGAAGAGGGCCTGTGCCTCGGCGGCTCGACCGGCATCAACATCGCCGGCGCTATTCGCCTGGCGCGCGATCTCGGGCCTGGCCATACGATCGTGACCATCCTGTGCGACTACGGCACGCGCTATCAGTCCAAGATGTTCAATCCGGAATTCCTGCGTTCGAAGAACCTGCCGATCCCCGAATGGATGGATCGTCCGGTGGAGATTCCTGTGCCCTTCGAGGCCGTGGCGTAA
- a CDS encoding alpha/beta fold hydrolase: MGRRIMIGFICLLVVLAVLFALGPRVPVDTRITFDASAVGDDPELYLENTEDKIPGIREGLEKEIIWADPMIHAKTPISIVYIHGFSASKGELRPLADEVADGLDANLFYTRLKGHGQDGAAMGTATVNDWINDYAEALAIGRAIGDKVVVIATSTGASLAVQAATQAGASEGVAAMALISPNFGVRASGSEILTWPWGGQIAELIAGKTRSFEPRNALQEKLWTTSYPTRAVLPMAALTNLAREAPVEQIKIPALFIFSDSDRITRQDLTREIAARWGAPHELVPLDDTGDPDNHVIAGDALSPVTTNFLAERIVVWVRAILE, encoded by the coding sequence GTGGGACGCCGCATCATGATCGGCTTCATCTGCCTGCTGGTGGTTCTGGCGGTCTTGTTCGCACTCGGCCCGCGCGTGCCGGTCGACACGCGCATCACTTTTGACGCATCCGCCGTCGGCGATGATCCGGAACTCTACCTGGAAAACACCGAGGACAAGATACCGGGCATCCGCGAAGGACTTGAAAAGGAGATCATCTGGGCCGACCCGATGATCCACGCCAAGACGCCGATTTCCATCGTCTACATACACGGCTTTTCCGCATCCAAGGGCGAACTCCGCCCCCTGGCCGACGAAGTCGCCGACGGGCTCGACGCCAATCTGTTCTATACGCGCCTGAAGGGCCATGGGCAGGACGGCGCAGCCATGGGCACGGCCACCGTCAATGACTGGATCAACGACTATGCCGAGGCACTGGCCATCGGCCGTGCGATCGGCGACAAGGTCGTGGTGATCGCCACCTCGACCGGCGCGTCGTTGGCCGTCCAGGCCGCCACACAGGCCGGCGCCTCGGAAGGAGTCGCGGCAATGGCGCTGATTTCGCCGAACTTCGGCGTTCGGGCCTCCGGCTCGGAAATCCTCACCTGGCCCTGGGGCGGGCAGATCGCCGAACTCATCGCCGGCAAGACCCGCAGCTTCGAGCCGCGCAACGCCCTGCAGGAGAAGCTCTGGACCACCAGCTACCCGACGCGCGCCGTGCTGCCGATGGCAGCGCTGACCAACCTGGCCCGCGAAGCTCCGGTGGAGCAGATAAAAATCCCCGCTTTGTTCATCTTTTCGGATTCGGACCGCATCACCCGGCAGGATCTGACCCGCGAGATCGCCGCCCGCTGGGGTGCGCCGCACGAACTCGTGCCACTCGACGACACCGGCGATCCGGACAACCACGTCATCGCCGGCGATGCCTTGTCGCCGGTGACGACCAACTTTCTCGCCGAGCGCATCGTGGTGTGGGTTCGGGCCATCCTCGAATAA
- a CDS encoding SDR family NAD(P)-dependent oxidoreductase, giving the protein MAALYRAAPRDGVAWITGASTGIGRSLALELVAEGYIVAATSRDEERLATLVEETAGMPGRVLSFPCDVTDEDAMVKTVAAIESEAGPIALSVFNAGTYFPTRGERLDVLNITKTFEINLYGVMYGLVPVVERMRERGRGHVVMVGSASCYFGWPSAGAYGASKAALNNLAEALKHDFDKMNIRLQVINPGFVDTPLTERNHFAMPALMPVGDASRRLAKAIRFGGFETSFPLRFTLALKLLRILPFSLRYWFVHKVTGWERRPLANGRRRRC; this is encoded by the coding sequence ATGGCAGCATTGTACCGGGCGGCCCCCAGGGATGGCGTAGCATGGATAACAGGCGCCAGCACTGGTATCGGCCGCTCGCTGGCGCTCGAACTTGTCGCGGAGGGCTACATCGTTGCCGCCACGTCCCGCGACGAAGAGCGGCTTGCAACGCTGGTTGAAGAAACAGCCGGAATGCCCGGCCGTGTACTGTCTTTTCCATGTGACGTGACCGACGAGGACGCCATGGTCAAAACGGTGGCCGCGATCGAGAGCGAAGCCGGCCCGATTGCGCTTTCGGTGTTCAACGCAGGCACCTATTTTCCGACCCGCGGCGAACGGCTCGACGTGCTGAACATCACCAAAACCTTCGAGATCAATCTTTACGGGGTGATGTATGGGTTGGTCCCAGTGGTTGAGCGTATGCGCGAGCGCGGCCGCGGTCATGTCGTCATGGTCGGTTCGGCATCGTGCTATTTCGGCTGGCCGTCCGCCGGCGCCTACGGTGCGTCGAAGGCGGCCCTGAACAATCTGGCGGAAGCGCTGAAGCACGACTTCGACAAGATGAACATCCGCCTGCAGGTGATCAATCCGGGCTTCGTCGATACGCCGCTTACCGAGCGAAACCATTTCGCCATGCCGGCCCTCATGCCGGTCGGCGACGCCTCGCGGCGGCTTGCAAAGGCCATTCGCTTCGGCGGCTTCGAAACCAGCTTCCCCCTTCGTTTCACACTTGCGCTCAAACTTTTGAGGATATTGCCGTTCTCGCTGCGGTATTGGTTCGTCCACAAGGTTACGGGTTGGGAAAGACGCCCGCTGGCGAACGGCCGCAGACGACGCTGCTGA